Proteins from one Entomospira culicis genomic window:
- a CDS encoding NfeD family protein yields the protein MPWNSMIIWIGLLVFFLIIEVVSFQLIAVWFAAAALTTFFLSFMVESLAIQSFIFLILSGGFFGLFYPLSRRIYRPKADTNSERVIGKEAVVIEEIDPAMGKGQVKVDGKEWSVKSKNPHASNIAVGTVVKVLAIEGVKLVIEHQEEA from the coding sequence ATGCCTTGGAATAGTATGATTATTTGGATTGGGTTACTGGTCTTTTTTCTGATCATCGAGGTCGTAAGCTTTCAATTGATTGCGGTGTGGTTCGCTGCCGCAGCATTGACGACGTTCTTTCTCTCCTTTATGGTGGAGAGTTTGGCGATACAGAGCTTTATCTTTTTGATTTTATCGGGGGGATTTTTTGGACTCTTCTACCCGCTCTCGCGTCGCATCTATCGCCCCAAAGCCGACACCAATAGCGAACGCGTGATCGGGAAAGAGGCGGTAGTCATTGAAGAGATCGATCCTGCGATGGGCAAGGGTCAAGTAAAAGTAGATGGCAAGGAGTGGAGCGTAAAGAGCAAAAATCCGCATGCCTCTAACATAGCAGTAGGAACGGTGGTTAAGGTGCTCGCCATCGAAGGCGTGAAGCTGGTTATTGAGCATCAAGAGGAGGCGTAG